The Pan paniscus chromosome 17, NHGRI_mPanPan1-v2.0_pri, whole genome shotgun sequence genomic interval gatttggggtggagagttctgtaaatgtctatgaggtccgcttggtgcagagctgagttcaattcctggatatccttgttaactttctctcATTgctctgtctaatgttgacagtggggtgttaacgtCTCCCATTATtagtattattgtgtgggagtctaagtctctttctaggtctctaaggacttgctttatgaatctgggtgctcctgtattgggtgcatatatatttaggatagttagctcttcttgttgaattgatccctttaccattatgtaatggccttctttgtctcttttgatctttgttggtttcaagtctgttttatccgagactaggattgcaacccctgcctttttttgttttccatttgcttggtagatcttcctccatcattttattttgagcctatgtgtgtctctgcatgtgagatgggtttcttgaatacagcacactgatgggtcttgactctttatccaatttgccagtctgtgtcttttaattggagcatttagcccatttacatttaaggttaatatcgttatgtgtgaatttgatcctgtcattatgatgttagctggttattttgctcgttggttgatgcaatttcttcctagcattgatggtctttacaatttggcatgtttttgcagtggctggtactggttgttcctttctatgtttagtgcttccttcaggagctcttttagggcaggcctggtagtgacaaaatctctcagcatttgcttgtctgtgaagtattttatttctccttcacttatgaagcttagtttggctggatatgaaattctgggttgaaaattattttctttaagaatgttgaatattggcccccactctcttctgactcatagagtttctgctgagagatcccctgttagtctgatgggcttccctttgtgggtaacccgacctttctctctggctgcccttaacattttttccttcatttcaactttggtgaatctgacaattatgtgtcttggagttgctcttctcgaggagtatctttgtggtgttctctgtatttcctgaatttgaatgttggcctgccttgctagattggggaagttctcctggataatatcctgcagagtgttttccaacttggttccattctccccgtcactttcaggtacaccaatcagatgtagatttggtcttttcacatactcccatatttcctggaggctttgttcgtttctttttattcttttttctctgaacttcttgcttcatttcattcatttgatcttccatcactgataccttttcttccagttgatcgaatcgactactgaagcttgtgcattcatcatgtagttctcgtgccttggttttcagttccatcaggtcctttaaggacttctctgcattggttattctagttagccattcgtctaatcttttttcaaggtttttaacttctttgccatgggttcgaacttcctcctttatcTCGGaatagtttgatcatctgaagccttcttctctcaactcgtcaaagtcattatccgtccagctttgttctgttgctggtgaggagctgcgttcctttggaggaggagaggcgctctgatttttagagtttccagtttttctgctgttttttccccatctttgtggttttatctacctttggtctttgatgatgggtGACATActgatggggttttggtgtggatgtcctttctgtttgttagttttccttctaacagacaggatcctcagctgcaggtctgttgcagtttgctggaggcccACTCCAGACCGTTTGcatgggtatcagcagcggagactgcagaacagcagatattggtgaacagcaaatgttgctgcctgatcattcctctggaagttttgtctcagaggagtacccagccgtgtgaggtgtcagtctgcccctactgggggggtgcctcccagttaggctactcaggggtcagggacccacttgagaaggcagtctgtccgttctcagatctccagctgtgtgctgggagaaccactactctcttcaaagctgtcagacagggacatttaagtctgcagagaattctgctgccttttgtttggctgtgccctgctcccagaggtggagtctacagaggcaggcaggcctccttgagctgcagtgggctccacccacttcgagcttcctggccactttgttcacCTACTCAAGCCtaggcaatggcgggtgcccctcccccagccttgctgccgccttgcggtttgatctcagactgctgtgctagcaatgagcgaggctccgtgggcgtagcaCTCTCTTAGTCaggcgcaggatataatctcctggtatgccatttgctcagttggaaatgtagaaatcacccgtcttctgcgtcgctcacgctgggagctgtagactggagctgttcctattcggccatcttggctccacccctcaAGAATTCTTAACTGTAAGGTGGCAAGACTTTCTGTAACCTGGACAGGTACACAGATGAATATATACTAGGTGGTTTCAAACGTCTTATAGTCGAAATAGCTATTGATGTGTGTTATATTACCTGACTTCTTATTGCTAACAAATTGCTCATTGTCAATGGGTCATGCAGTGTTGTAAATTCTGTATTgtgcttctttctttcatttgttgcTTCTCTTTGTAAttctatgaattttttaaatttaaaaacattctgaGAAGAGGTTCTAAATTTCCTAGACTGTTACAGAAGTCCACAGTAGGAAAAGAATTAAGAACCTGTGCCAGGAAAATCAATCATGTATGAACCAAAGAAGTTATATACAAATTTTGTTTGCATATGagtatgtatatatttctgtgaagaagGATCATAGTTTACACCACATTTTCAGAGGTCCTCAACCCTCCCCAAagattaaacatatttttgtaaatCCAAGTGAAATGACTTATAATTCCTATAAATAACCCGATAAAGGTTTTTCTTCCTGTAATTTCACGCCAAGACTAACCATTGGAAGGCACATACTAAGGCCGACCTACGTGGACAAATAAGCATAGCCTTTATAAGTATTTTGCCCTTTTGCCTTAAAATAGCTGGTACCAAGCAACGATTCCAAAACTTGGAAAGCCAAATGTTCCACTAGGAATCTACTGCTATAGTTCTACAAATTCAACAAATAACAAGAAGTTATTAGAGacttacatattaaaaatatactcaACATAAATTATAATATGGGAGCAGCTATCCTAAAATAGGCTTAAAATTTTTCCATCTAATTAAACACAAGATAAAACCAAATCACTTCTCAAAAtggttctaaattttaaaaatccactaataaaaaattataggCCATTTTAATTTATTGCTAAAAACCAGTTATTTTTAGCATAAgtgtaaatttaaacatttcttaccCTTTCAATACTGTGTTGCAAACGTAGTTTCATCCTTACAACTTCCTGTTGTCGAAAAAGCTCTTTAAGTGGATCTGACAGTGAAGGTGGTGGTGTAATCtaattaaaaagatatatatagtttaaaatattaggttttatttacaataatgggctattcttttaaaattaaacccTTTTAGTgcataaaaaaacaaattctgatGTCCTGTGAATTAAATAATACAGCACTAGTTATAGAACTGACTGTTACTTCTGTTTGGAAACATTGAGCACAGTTTAGATGTTTTGATTCTAAGGCCACAACAAATTTCAAAGAGCAAATTAGAAGGACTATGGAAGTTATTCCAGCGAGACACATTTTAGATCATCAGTAAGTGACAGCTCACAgacaaggagggaaggaggagtcaCAAAACCAGAAAAgctggtataaacatggaggAAACACTCGTAAAGATTAAAGCAGTTCAATTGTATCTATATAGTGAGGTCTGTCTGCAGACatgataaatataatatcaaacaCTGAAGTCCTGAGtgttacatttaattcttttataAAAGCAGATGAAATGGTCTgagaaatttttttcaaactttattaCATGTAATATCCCAATGACTTTGTCTATCCATACTCCAAAAAGCTTCTGGTTCATCTCTAATTTGATATTGTAGTGTAATATCAAATTACACTACAAACCCAGAAGAGAGGTGTTTTCCGGTAGATGCTGGAGGTTAAGGAAGCTGATTCAATCTATGCGTGTAACTGCACTGTTACAATAAGATacactggccgggcatggtggtccacacctgtaatcccagcactttgggaggccaagatgggcggatcacgaggttagtagttcgagaccagcctgattaaatggtgaagtcctgtctctactaaaaatacaaaaattagccgggtgtggtggcacatgcctgtaatcctaacttctcaggaggctgaggcaggaaaattgcctgaactcaggaggtggaagttgcagtgagttgagatcatgccactgcattccagcctgggtgacagagcgagactctgtctcaaaaaaaaaaaagggggacatcttggccgggcatggtggctctcgcctgtaatcccatcactttgggaggctgaagtaggaggattgcttgagaccaggagtttgagaccagcctgggcaacatattgagacccccatctcaaaaaaaaaatttaaaaattagctggatgtggtggtgtctgcctgtagcctcagcaactcaggaggctgagatgggaggatagcttgagtccagaagtttgaggctgcagtaaactatgattgcaccactgcactccagcctgggcaacacagggaggccctgtctcttaagttaaaaacaaaactaaaaacaaaacaaaacaaaagatatcCAAGAGATGGCAATAACCATCTGTGATCCCTACTCTTTTTCTACCCCTTGGAGAATTTGTATTTTCCCCCTTATTCTTGCTTATAATTACTGCCAGCATATTATGGCAAAGTAAGATATCTTAGCATGTTTTGGCAAGTTATAACACTTCTGGTTTAACAGTCAATTTCCACATCAAAGTAGGACAACCAGGTATTTTCCACTTCTTGATGTAGTGCCACAGGAATCATGTAACACCATATATGAAAAGTTCTTGACAAAAATCACACCTGGCTCTACAGACTCTATAATCAGCATTATGAGAGACTGAAAACATGTTAAATAACACCACAAAGACTCAATCAGTTGAAGCACAATGTGGAAAATTCTACAGGACAAATAACTCACTGGAACTGACCATTTCTCAGGCCTCTAATTGCAGtaattcatttgtttaatttctgCGTCCTGTGAACTGCTTTAAACTTAGCATGAGTTGTAGGTAGTTTGGTGCTGTTTTAGTTTTGGAAAACCATATAGGCCTCTAGTTATTTCAAGGAATGTAGAGGACGAATATCTACTGTCTGACACTGAGGTGCCAGAGAAAGCTTCCTCAAGAGGGTAAATACCTGACCTGCATCTTAAAGGAAGAGCCAGAGTTAGAGTTAGTGAAACGAATCAtgtgggaagaaaggaaaaggagggagggaggtaatTCCCAAAAGAGGATGGCatgcaaaaacaaacagaatggTATCTGCAGACAActctaggttggtgcaaaagtaattgcggttttgccattactCTCGTCGTCATTTCACACCATTTTGTCAAATTTGATGTTCTAAGAACTTAAGACCACAGAGGAGATCAGCAGGGGCAAAATAATACAGGCTGCAGTCTACTCTGTAAATGTGCTTTTCTTAAAGTATGTTCCACAGAAGATTGGGCCCACAATTTCTCTTACGATTCTTTACAATCTTACAATTCTGTGAAGATCTACAAAAATGCTTCCAAGAACAAGTTTGGAAAACACTGTATACTTGTATAAATGTACCCACTTAGAAAACTCCCAATACATCAAAGGTTCTGGTAAGTTCTGCAGTGAACCTATTTTTAGATTAACAGTGCttcccaaacttatttgaccATGAAAGCCTCCCCCATTTGCACAGGAGGCATTTAAATAACATGCTGTGGAAGAGGTATTATGTAGAACATGTTAGGGTTAAGTAACAGAGAACCATGAAAGGTCTGACAGCTTGCTGCTCTGTGTGAACAGACACCATGGGGACAAGATTGTAGGCAGGGAATTGAGGAAGCAGATTACTATTGTGTTGGTGTGAGATGGAGGAGGGAGTGAAGGAAATGGGTTCGAAAAATACTAGTGACTGGCCCAATAAACATAAACAAGAAGGAACACCTCAGAAGGACTTGAGGCTTAGTGTGAGAATGGGAGGGTGGTAAGGGACCACAGGAGGgaacaggaaaggagaaagagaagcaggTCATTGGGTAAGTTCAGCTCAGTGCTGACTTACTGAATTTCTGGAGCTTATGGACATTCAGGTGGAGCTATGCAGTTACAAAAaagaagccaaggagagagatctGGGCAGGATATTTAAATGTGATAATCATTAACATAGATCACAtacagaagaaagggaaaatcaCCAAAGAGATACGGAGGTTTTCTGAGGAAACTTTCCCTCTGCTGTTTTCCCCATCTATCTTTTAAGTAAATCATGCTTGGAGATTTTCTCTTTCAATATCTGGGTCCCAGGAGTCTTGAGAATACTCGCTCCCCTGACAGCTTCTCATGGATGCACTTTCCTTTTATCACCCACTCTTGGAACCCCTCCAAGATTTCGGTAGTGTGTAATCAGTGGCCACAGTAGAGACTAGGTTGTAACAAATCTCGTTTTCCTCCCTGTTCATTTGATTTTGGAGATTTGACCTGCAGTTTTACTCCCCTTGATTTCCTCTGGAAAAATGGCAGCATTTTGATTAAATTATGATTAAAGTactggaaggaaaaacaaactgaCTCTGGGTATGTTTtaccacatttattttttatttttgtagacatcctgttggtcttgaactcctggcctcaagtggtctttccaccttggcctcctaaagtattgggattacagttatTGTTATCAGGCCTGGCCTCCACTTTATAATTTCTAATGGGTTCTATAATTGGATTACATAAATGTGAGGGAAGATTACTTCATAAAATGGCAATTAGTTGGCTGGGAGGAAACAAATGGATAAAGCCATATtggaaagtaagaaaaagaatgtAGGGCCCACAAGATTTTTGTTATtctggtctttattatttttcaaactaaattttaaacaaatgagtTTCAGTCCAGTAAACTCAAACACACAGCATTTTATGTACAAAGTCTGGAGTTCTTATTATTAGCTTGAATAAATATGACCCTTATAGTGATTTGCAGCTGTATAAAATAACAGCAACCACCTTAAATCTATATagtgttttaaagttttaatggGCTTTAGCATATACTATTTCAACCTGCTTTGAGGTAGGGGAGAcatttattcttgttttacagatgtgaaaactaaGGATCAGAGATGGGAAATGAATTATTTAAGATCACACAGTGGGTCTGTAGCAAAATCCACTCTGCAGTAATATATGCAAATTGGAAATCTACAGTGCTTTCTACTATATTGTGCTATGTTTTGCTGCTTTAGtaattctcattaaaaaataaaaattaaaaaaacttccCACTACATCCAGGAATATTTCTCACCTATGCTTTTAGTCTCTTTTAGAACAATATTTGACACAACTAAACTTCTAATATAACTAGACATATCCCGAGAATTGTTTCAAGGAAGTCAAACTTGAATTACATCACCTTTGCAAGAGTAAGAAAAGGTGACAGTATGAATATaacatacacacatttatgtgtttatatagaGTCTGCATATGTAAACACATAAATGTGTCTATGTTAAACACATAAATGTGTTTATGTTGTTAAACACGTAAATGTGTTTATGTTACATTAAACATGTGTTTAACATAAATGTGTATAAATTCCTGGataaatttatacaataaatgtatacatatataaagtcaACAGATTGATTTAAGGCAGCAACATAATATGGTTCACCTGAAATGATTTTTACTGAAATAGTTTGTATaaagttctaatttaaatttGTTCTTTATAGTTATACCTGTATTTGAAGCCTATGTCACTACATATTATTTCGGCTAAAATTTCTTACTCTTTAAGGGAAAATAAAGTTGGGGAATGAAAGAAACAAGAACGTTACTAGCTTTATATCTCGACTCACTGACAGATTATTTTGCTGAAATAATCTATCTACTAGAAAACTTCAAATTACGTATGTGGCTAGCATTATACTTCTATTGGGCAGTGTTACAGGTGTATAGCAAGTGATGATGTTACTTACTGTGGGAATACAAATCTTGCTTAAGGGGTTTCCATCCAGGAGATATGATCCGTTAAATGTTACATATTCGTCATAGTACTGAGGTGCTTGAGGAATCACACTACACAGTAATTTgcgtttttcttctatttttttccttatgtgCAAGTATTCAAAATATGGATTTGCTCTCTCTGAACTGTATGGCTGAATCTCATCTAGTTTTAGAGAATCTACAATGGCTGCCAGAGATTGCtgagttttctcttttgcttGTAGTAAAGAGGGACTCACTTGCACAGGCTGAGGTACACGTGACACTTTCCTTTTCCGTGGATGGTGAATTTGAGGATCGTCATCTTCAGTTAATCTTATTCTTCCTCTAGGAGATGAGGATTCACTGTCTTTTTCTGATAATAGTGTACAGCTAGCAAGAATCTGTTTGCTTTGATTTGCCATTGTATTTGCTTTGTTTCTAGTCATTCTTTGAGGGATTTGGTTTTCAGTTTTATCATCTTCGGCATTTTCTTCTAATTCTACTTTAACTAACTGACCATATTTATGCATTTCTGGTTGAGTTGACTGCTGTGAATGGTTTTCCAGACTTGATAAAATGCTTTGTTGAGATTCCTCATCTTCTATGGAAAGCAAACACTTTTCACTTTCAGGACAATGTTTTGGATCTTGTTCATTTAGGTTTCCTTTTGGCATCCCTGCATTCATTTCACATAAATCAGAATCACACCTATTCAAATGAGTTAAAACCAAACTCtccagtttgttttctttttcatgtgaaaTGACCTGAGTATCAGTTGTGCTATTCTCAACTTCATGGCCACTGGAAGACTTGTAAGTTAGTTTGCTAAATGCATAATGTGTATTTAGCTGGGTAGAGGCATCACTTCCATTAAAGTCCTTTTCTGATGGTAACACAGGTAAAGTATAAGCTTTCTCAAAGTTTGGTGATGCTTCTTGAATAGTGCTGTCAGAGTACACTGGGACAAAGGCATCTGTTTTTTGAACATCTCCTAGGACAAAagtattttctgtatcttttgtaGATTCATTATCAGTATCTAAAGCAGAACTAATAATCTGAACTGCATTTTTTTGTTGTAAAATACCTGGCTCTTGATTAGCAACATATGACAAAGACATATGTTTAGAAATCGATTCAGCATCTGAAAGTGATTGGCTGGGGAAAGAGCAAGGCTGCTGTGGAGGCATAAAGGATGCCGGATCCTGAGCACAAGAGTTTCCTGGCAGTTCAGTCTGGCGCAGGGATAAAAAATCAGCATTTTCTTTCAATATCTTATTTTCAGAATTACAAAAACTCTGAAGAGAGGATTCTTGATCAGGTATGTTAGAATTTGGGCAGATATAGTCTCTGGTGCTTAATGTCTCTAGTCTATCAACAGGCATCTCCCATGACTTATTCTGGATCACACCAACCTGACTAGATGGCTCTAAATGCACTGGACTGTCCATTACAGTGCTCACTGGGGCAGTATTCTTGATGAGATTTCTATCAGCTGAAACATATTTGCTGTTTGAAGCTCCAGTTGGAGAAGTTGCAAAACTGGAATGTATGTTAGATACATTTGAAAGGTCTCTTTCAGGCACATTTGAGAATACCTCAGGTTTGGGAGAAGGACTAGTATCTCTTGGCACAATTAATAAGCTACCTTGATTGCTCTCTTCTGATATTGTTTGGAATTGTTTGGTATGTTCACAAATGACAGAAGGCATGCTACATCTTCGAACTTCTATGGTAGGTCTCCCCTCGCTTATAATTAGTTTAACATCTTCTACAGAAGATGACCTAAGATGGGATGCTGAAAGTCTGTTTGCATATGGTGGTTTAATCCGCTCCGGCAAGTCAGCCAGGCTGTCCAATTCCCTTTCATGAAGAGCAGGAGATTTGGCAATTGACAAAAAAGGTGACTGGGAAAAGGACATTTGGGATTCTGAACTCTCTAACATAAAGTCAGAGTCATACTCAACTGGAGGCCTTGGGGTTGTCACTGTAGTATGGCAGGAATCTTCTGAACTAGCAACAGAAATCATGGATACAGATCTGGAGCTGAGACCCGGCTTTTCATTTTCTGATCTAGGAGACCTGTTTAAGCTATTATCTGAAACAAAAGATGACTTCCCTAAAGTCATTACATTTTTGGTGTCAACAGATTGTGATCTGTTACTTACAGCATCTTTAGGTTGTTTCTCCTTGGTATATGCATCAGTCACTTCTGAACTCTTTGACCTAGTAAGTTCTTTATTTTTGGATTCAGTTGGTGtatgctttgttttttctttatcttttattttaagttctaaaCAGTTTCGGTTTCTCAAccgttctttttctttttgcttaattttttccttatgttttttGTGCCACTGTTCTATTTCTAGGTCTTTAAGGCTTAGCATTCGTTCAAAACTTGTCTGCATTAAATCATCATTCactaacctcttttctttaggcCGGGTATCTTTTGATGCTGGTGATGACTTAGGTTTAGGCTTATCTGCTTCAGATTTTAGTTTGAGTAagctatttatttgaattttatctttaTGTTTGTCTCGTTCtttgtatctatctatatctttatcttttttatctttttcttttccatctggAGTTTTCAAAGgttcatcttttgttttttctttaagggaTAAGGGTTTTTCATGTTGTGCTTTATTACCGTCTActatacttgattttttttcttccagtatgTGTTTGGAGTTAGTTATATTTATACTTTCTTTATCTctagatttttcctttttatctagctccctgtctttttctttatttttgcctttttctgaTTTACTGTATTCACTATTAtctgattgtttattttttttctccatcaagtgcttttctttgctttctgctAGATGCCTCTCTTTTTCAGGCTTTTCTTTGTCATGTTTCCTATCCatcttttctctacttttctcTCTGTCGTCAGTTTTTTTAATAGCAGCAGTATTTTTGCTCTTCTCACCTTCTTTATGGCATTTTTCTGTGTGATGCGAATATAGcttgtccttttcttttattttatcaaCGCATTCACTAAGATctaatttgtctttttctgacTTATGCTCatgttttatcttcttttctttttcaaagttttttctttccatcttctcAATGTCCTTTTCTTTAGTTTGAGATCGCTTCTCAggtttttctttactttcctttatatgcttttcttgtttttcaatgtctatttccttttccactaaaTGAAGCCCTATAGATTCCTCAATGGCACTCATACCCAAAGAAGTAAATTCTGAGTCTTTATCTGTGGgtatgttttctctctcttcttttagatcttttattttttcctccctaaAAGATTTCTCGCTTTCCTTTTTAATCTTGTCTCGTTCCTCTTTAAAGTTCCTCTCTTTTGACACATGCTTTTCCTTGGTTGATTTATCATCTTTgatgtttttttccaattttgattttttttctaatgttaagGATTCATGTTCCATATTTAAAAAGAGATCTTCAGTTtcatcacttttaaaaaaattctctttccAAAATTCTCTATCAAATTCCACACTCCTCTGCAGTTCTTTGGCACTATccttagttttgtatttttccttttcaccttcaatttcttttttatgcttttctttttccctctctttatgcttcaatttatgtttttttaatgttttaccttctttatccatttttttcagtgTGCAATCTGAATTTTCAAATGTTGGACTATGATCTTCATCCTTTATTTTGGCATTTGATTTTTCACCAAATTCTAAGTGGAaatctttctgatgtttgcttttttccttatGCTTACAAGATTTTACACTTGAACTTTCTGGCAAGAATTCAGATTCTGTATTATCATACCGAACAAGATCAGGCTGTAATGACATTTCAGAACTTCCTGGTGATAAACATGTTTTAGTATGTTCTTGTTTTAGTGGTGTTGACTGTTTTTCACTTAATCCACAAGAATGTTTGGGAGATTTACCAGtggaaatatgaaataaatgtaatgaaGTATCATCTTTTGGGCTAAAAGATTTCCTAAAGTTCCCCTCCTCTCTGGTCTTTTCTGAACAATCTAGTCCAGTATTTACTGTCAAGTTTGTtattcttgtattttcttttccttccttttcttgcttTAGCTCTTggttctctttgtttttattctgatttttcaattttcttttaactttgccTTTCTGTTTGTGTTCACCTGAAACTACATATTCCTTTTTGGTTTGTATATCAGAATTTGATGTTTCAGGGATGACGGAACATGAAGTAGAAATCTTTTTATTCTGAAGAGCTTCTTCATCAGAACTTTCAGTACTTGAATATAAGACCCTagatggcttttgttttttacttttaaatgattTAGGATAGAAGGCTTTCTCCTGTTTTGCAAATAAATGAGTTTTTTCTGCTTCAGGTTCATTTTCTTTTCGTTGTTCTTTCCTAAGAATATGCCTATCATCAATCATCTTATTAatttcttcatcatcatcatctttgaACTCATACTCATCAAGGGCAGATGGAAGAGGTGTTTTACTGGGAAGTATCTGTTTACTTTCACAGATGagagagtctttctctgtttcaGAGTCAATATTTTCATCAACACTAGAAGGATTTACAGATTGAGCCTCTTCGGAATctagaataaaaaaaagaaaatgtggtgtgggtcaaacaaaacacaactgccagaaaaataattttttttttctgagaaaaagaTATAGCTTATACAATACATATTTCAAACAATTCATAATCACTTCagatttatatggaaataatgtaATAGCAATGTGTAAGAACTCTGATAGTGTTGTAGAACAGCTTTTCTAGAGAATATGCTTTATGGTGAGGCTCCTTTTGACACTTCTAAAAGCACAGTATATGTTAAAATcacaatatatagtataaaaataCAGTCCTGCAGTCAACATAGAAGCgtgtatctctttgatatactgatttcctttcttttgggtgtatacccagcagttggattgctgaatcatatggtagctctatttgtagttttttggggaatctccaaactgttctccaaagtggctgtttctcaccagcaatgtacaagggttcccctttctccgcATTTAtgccagcattcattattgcctatcttttggataaaagccatttcaaATGGGGTGAGAGGAAATTAGTATACTGAAGAGAtaacctgcactcccatgtttactgcaacactattcacaatagccaagatatggaatcaaccttgtgtccatcaacagatgaatggataaagaaaatgaggttcatatacacagtggaatattattcagccatagaaaagaatgaaattctatcatttgccacaacatggatggaactggaggacagtacttttaagtgaaataagccagacacactAAGACAAATATAGCACGTTCTCACTTGTATGTGGGAGCAAAAAATTAAACTCATGGAAATAGTAGAATGACAGC includes:
- the ANKRD12 gene encoding ankyrin repeat domain-containing protein 12 isoform X3; the encoded protein is MPKSGFTKPVQSENSDSDSNMVEKPYGRKSKDKIASYSKTPKIERSDVSKEMKEKSSMKRKLPFTISPSRNEERDSDTEKEGPEKKKTKKEAGNKKSTPVSILFGYPLSERKQMALLMQMTARDNSPDSTPNHPSQTTPAQKKTPSSSSRQKDKVNKRNERGETPLHMAAIRGDVKQVKELISLGANVNVKDFAGWTPLHEACNVGYYDVAKILIAAGADVNTQGLDDDTPLHDSASSGHRDIVKLLLRHGGNPFQANKHGERPVDVAETEELELLLKREVPLSDDDESYTDSEEAQSVNPSSVDENIDSETEKDSLICESKQILPSKTPLPSALDEYEFKDDDDEEINKMIDDRHILRKEQRKENEPEAEKTHLFAKQEKAFYPKSFKSKKQKPSRVLYSSTESSDEEALQNKKISTSCSVIPETSNSDIQTKKEYVVSGEHKQKGKVKRKLKNQNKNKENQELKQEKEGKENTRITNLTVNTGLDCSEKTREEGNFRKSFSPKDDTSLHLFHISTGKSPKHSCGLSEKQSTPLKQEHTKTCLSPGSSEMSLQPDLVRYDNTESEFLPESSSVKSCKHKEKSKHQKDFHLEFGEKSNAKIKDEDHSPTFENSDCTLKKMDKEGKTLKKHKLKHKEREKEKHKKEIEGEKEKYKTKDSAKELQRSVEFDREFWKENFFKSDETEDLFLNMEHESLTLEKKSKLEKNIKDDKSTKEKHVSKERNFKEERDKIKKESEKSFREEKIKDLKEERENIPTDKDSEFTSLGMSAIEESIGLHLVEKEIDIEKQEKHIKESKEKPEKRSQTKEKDIEKMERKNFEKEKKIKHEHKSEKDKLDLSECVDKIKEKDKLYSHHTEKCHKEGEKSKNTAAIKKTDDREKSREKMDRKHDKEKPEKERHLAESKEKHLMEKKNKQSDNSEYSKSEKGKNKEKDRELDKKEKSRDKESINITNSKHILEEKKSSIVDGNKAQHEKPLSLKEKTKDEPLKTPDGKEKDKKDKDIDRYKERDKHKDKIQINSLLKLKSEADKPKPKSSPASKDTRPKEKRLVNDDLMQTSFERMLSLKDLEIEQWHKKHKEKIKQKEKERLRNRNCLELKIKDKEKTKHTPTESKNKELTRSKSSEVTDAYTKEKQPKDAVSNRSQSVDTKNVMTLGKSSFVSDNSLNRSPRSENEKPGLSSRSVSMISVASSEDSCHTTVTTPRPPVEYDSDFMLESSESQMSFSQSPFLSIAKSPALHERELDSLADLPERIKPPYANRLSASHLRSSSVEDVKLIISEGRPTIEVRRCSMPSVICEHTKQFQTISEESNQGSLLIVPRDTSPSPKPEVFSNVPERDLSNVSNIHSSFATSPTGASNSKYVSADRNLIKNTAPVSTVMDSPVHLEPSSQVGVIQNKSWEMPVDRLETLSTRDYICPNSNIPDQESSLQSFCNSENKILKENADFLSLRQTELPGNSCAQDPASFMPPQQPCSFPSQSLSDAESISKHMSLSYVANQEPGILQQKNAVQIISSALDTDNESTKDTENTFVLGDVQKTDAFVPVYSDSTIQEASPNFEKAYTLPVLPSEKDFNGSDASTQLNTHYAFSKLTYKSSSGHEVENSTTDTQVISHEKENKLESLVLTHLNRCDSDLCEMNAGMPKGNLNEQDPKHCPESEKCLLSIEDEESQQSILSSLENHSQQSTQPEMHKYGQLVKVELEENAEDDKTENQIPQRMTRNKANTMANQSKQILASCTLLSEKDSESSSPRGRIRLTEDDDPQIHHPRKRKVSRVPQPVQVSPSLLQAKEKTQQSLAAIVDSLKLDEIQPYSSERANPYFEYLHIRKKIEEKRKLLCSVIPQAPQYYDEYVTFNGSYLLDGNPLSKICIPTITPPPSLSDPLKELFRQQEVVRMKLRLQHSIEREKLIVSNEQEVLRVHYRAARTLANQTLPFSACTVLLDAEVYNVPLDSQSDDSKTSVRDRFNARQFMSWLQDVDDKFDKLKTCLLMRQQHEAAALNAVQRLEWQLKLQELDPATYKSISIYEIQEFYVPLVDVNDDFELTPI